From the genome of Perca fluviatilis chromosome 1, GENO_Pfluv_1.0, whole genome shotgun sequence, one region includes:
- the LOC120563316 gene encoding transcription initiation factor TFIID subunit 11-like, which produces MKFGLLVVLAVAVLVPSLSEGRIVSRCELREKLGQAITLPPRLQKFKQQYLATVICEVNSRSRLNTNLVKVFGKRTTTTTAAATTPVITLAPQVNETTAEPTTIQLNTTGTTITAPTTTQTTITAPTTTQTPTTQTPITPPPPNRRKRGVSSEESDSAEMHSSQGELLNESDEMTTQGVNGTVDEDGDKAKGSDKRDEDEDEDSDERDEDEAEEGGKRKKRSSEKRSSEDRSSEDRSSEDRSSEETKLSSLGLYGIFQLSDKTFCNSGYRSSKNKCNTTCDAFTDDDISDDIACFVKTDQWGLFLKSASRLCQTGTKNYFDECK; this is translated from the exons ATGAAGTTTGGGTTGCTGGTGGTATTGGCGGTGGCTGTTCTGGTGCCCAGCCTGTCCGAGGGCCGGATCGTCTCTAGATGCGAACTGAGAGAAAAGCTCGGGCAGGCGATCACGCTGCCCCCACGTCTTCAAAAGTTCAAGCAACAATACCTGGCAACAG TTATCTGTGAGGTGAACAGCAGGTCCCGTCTGAACACCAACCTGGTCAAGGTGTTCGGCAAACGCACAACTACAACCACAGCCGCGGCAACAACTCCGGTCATAACTCTTGCACCACAAGTAAATGAAACGACCGCTGAACCAACAACTATCCAACTGAATACCACCGGAACAACGATCACCGCACCAACTACCACCCAAACAACGATCACCGCACCAACTACCACCCAAACGCCTACCACCCAAACGCCTATCACCCCACCACCTCCAAACAGAAGAAAGCGCGGGGTGAGCAGCGAGGAGTCTGACTCTGCAGAGATGCACTCTAGCCAGGGGGAACTGCTGAACGAGAGCGACGAGATGACAACGCAGGGTGTCAACGGCACGGTCGATGAGGATGGAGACAAGGCTAAAGGCAGTGATAAGAGGGATGAAGACGAGGATGAAGACAGCGATGAGAGGGATGAGGACGAAGCTGAGGAAGGTGGGAAACGTAAGAAGCGATCCAGCGAGAAGCGATCCAGCGAGGACCGATCTAGCGAGGACCGATCCAGCGAGGACCGATCCAGTGAGGAGACCAAGCTTTCTTCTCTCGGCCTTTACGGGATCTTCCAGCTGTCTGACAAGACCTTCTGTAATTCTGGCTATCGCTCCTCCAAAAACAAGTGCAACACAACCTGTGATG CCTTCACTGATGACGACATTTCGGACGACATCGCTTGCTTTGTGAAGACTGATCAGTGGGG GTTGTTTTTGAAGTCCGCCTCTCGTCTGTGCCAAACTGGCACCAAGAACTACTTTGACGAGTGTAAATGA